One Ictalurus furcatus strain D&B chromosome 21, Billie_1.0, whole genome shotgun sequence genomic region harbors:
- the cntn2 gene encoding contactin-2, translating to MRSLLFLLALCSLALSYTVGRDVCVSGHDSGPVFEEQPSSLIYPEGLPEGKVTLNCQARASPAASYRWRVNGTDVAIGDDSHYTLVAGNLVINNPQLGHDAGSYQCLAINRCGTIVSRAANLKFGYLHDFPSESRSPQTVYEGVGTFLACQPPAHYPALSYRWILNDFPSFVQPDGGRWFVSQVTGNLYLSNARANDTGNYFCLTTINMDITTKSTFSKAIQLTVQSDANPRKSAPNIRVRFPSETYALAGHTTQLECFAYGNPTPKLRWRKVDGVLPSKVGASADSPILTIPDLSFDDEGMYECEAYSSEGRATHQGRISVQAQPEWLQVMSDSEVEISSELHWSCVAAGKPRPLIHWLRNGLPLSTQDRVEVSSGHLKISNLALEDSGMYQCVAENKHGTIYFNAELRVQVQAPDFRLNPVRKLVPAARGGQVKMECKPRAAPKPSLFWSRGTELLTNSSRITVTPDGVLWIYNISRADEGKYTCFAENYLGKANSTGHLSVRDATKITLAPSNADINQGDNVTLQCHASHDPTMDLTFTWSLNGVLLDLEQPNGHYHRMDGKESIGDLVIMNTQLSQAGIYTCSAQTVVDSAVASAKLVVRGPPGPPGGLVVKNVNETSLELRWSRGYDNHSPIGKYVIMGRSEHAHDWRRMRTEPANIEGNAESAHVIDLRPWMEYQFQVIASNILGSGEPSMPSHTIRTKQAAPTVAPSGLGGGGGDRNELIITWTPMAREYQNGDGFGYILAFKKLEAPIWMVVRVPNVESSRYVYSNQSLTPYCPFEVKIKAYNRKGEGPFSQTATVHSAEEEPTVSPRKINASALTAFEIQVSWEPIQHLSSNGVLRGYEIRYWRQHEREAAADRVRTAGLENTARVTGLRPNTLYHITVLAYNSAGTGPPSPRTTVITKKPPPNRPPGNISWKTDGSWVTVRWDHVKSMDNESTVQGYKVLYKHEGQSALKVLDKGKTSVNLPLPKDNGYVVLEIRSWGEGGDGAAHEIIVSRDSGTGMMVQKNSVEIPRSFSTLFFLWHAMVLTVTGLSVL from the exons ATGAGGAGCCTATTGTTTCTGCTAGCACTCTGCTCACTGGCTTTGAGCTACACTGTGG GTAGGGACGTGTGTGTTTCGGGTCATGACAGCGGGCCAGTGTTTGAAGAACAGCCATCCAGCCTCATTTACCCAGAGGGGCTGCCTGAGGGCAAAGTGACACTGAATTGCCAGGCAAGAGCCAGTCCTGCAGCCTCCTACAG GTGGCGTGTTAATGGAACAGATGTGGCAATAGGAGACGACTCTCACTACACTCTGGTGGCAGGGAACCTGGTGATCAATAATCCCCAACTTGGCCATGATGCTGGCTCATACCAATGCCTTGCCATTAACCGCTGTGGCACCATTGTTAGCCGAGCAGCTAACCTTAAATTTGGCT ATCTCCACGATTTCCCCTCAGAGAGCAGGAGTCCTCAGACTGTTTATGAGGGAGTTGGGACTTTTCTGGCTTGCCAGCCTCCAGCTCACTACCCAG CTCTCTCCTATCGCTGGATCCTCAATGACTTCCCTAGCTTTGTCCAGCCAGATGGGGGAAGGTGGTTTGTGTCCCAGGTGACAGGCAACTTGTACCTGTCTAACGCCAGAGCCAATGACACTGGCAACTACTTCTGCCTCACTACCATTAACATGGACATTACCACTAAGAGCACATTCAGCAAAGCCATTCAGCTCACAGTGCAGTCTGACG CTAACCCCAGGAAGTCAGCCCCGAACATCCGTGTGCGTTTTCCCTCTGAGACGTACGCCTTGGCAGGTCACACCACACAATTGGAGTGCTTTGCCTATGGAAA TCCTACACCTAAGTTGCGCTGGAGGAAAGTGGATGGTGTTTTACCCTCCAAGGTTGGAGCTAGTGCAGATAGCCCCATCCTGACCATTCCTGACCTAAGCTTTGATGATGAGGGCATGTATGAATGTGAGGCTTACAGCTCAGAGGGACGGGCTACGCACCAGGGTCGCATCTCGGTCCAAG cCCAACCGGAGTGGCTCCAGGTGATGAGCGATTCTGAGGTGGAAATCAGCTCAGAACTACACTGGAGTTGTGTGGCTGCAGGAAAACCAAGACCATTAATACACTGGCTTCGCAATGGACTACCTCTTAGCACACAG GATCGTGTGGAGGTGAGCAGTGGTCACCTAAAAATCAGCAACTTGGCACTGGAGGATTCTGGAATGTACCAGTGTGTGGCTGAGAACAAACATGGCACCATCTACTTTAATGCAGAACTCCGAGTTCAAG TCCAGGCTCCAGATTTTAGGCTGAACCCAGTGAGAAAGCTGGTCCCTGCTGCTCGTGGAGGCCAGGTGAAGATGGAGTGTAAACCACGCGCTGCTCCTAAACCCTCGCTCTTCTGGAGCCGTGGCACCGAGCTCCTCACCAACAGCAGCAG GATTACAGTCACACCAGATGGGGTTCTGTGGATCTATAACATCAGCCGTGCAGATGAAGGAAAGTACACTTGCTTTGCTGAGAATTACTTGGGCAAAGCCAACAGCACTGGCCATCTATCAGTCAGAG ATGCAACCAAGATTACATTGGCACCTTCCAATGCTGACATCAACCAGGGGGATAATGTCACCCTACAGTGTCACGCATCACATGATCCAACCATGGACCTCACCTTCACGTGGTCCCTCAATGGGGTTCTGCTAGACCTTGAGCAACCAAATGGACACTACCATCGTATGGATGGg AAAGAAAGCATCGGTGACCTGGTCATCATGAACACCCAGCTGAGCCAAGCAGGCATCTACACATGTTCAGCGCAGACGGTTGTAGACAGTGCAGTGGCATCTGCCAAGCTGGTTGTTaggg GCCCTCCGGGGCCCCCTGGAGGTTTGGTGGTTAAGAATGTGAATGAAACATCACTAGAGTTAAGGTGGAGTCGTGGCTATGACAACCACAGCCCCATTGGGAAATATGTCATCATGGGCCGCTCTGAGCACGCACATGACTGGAGGAGAATGAGGACAG AACCCGCTAATATTGAGGGCAATGCTGAATCTGCACATGTGATTGACTTACGACCCTGGATGGAATACCAATTCCAGGTCATTGCCAGCAACATTCTGGGTAGTGGGGAACCCAGCATGCCTTCACATACCATTCGCACCAAACAGGCAG CACCAACAGTGGCACCTAGTGGTCTgggcggaggaggaggagaccgTAATGAGCTCATCATCACATGGACA CCCATGGCCAGAGAATATCAGAATGGTGATGGCTTTGGCTACATCTTGGCATTTAAGAAGTTGGAGGCACCAATATGGATGGTGGTGCGTGTTCCTAATGTGGAGTCTTCCCGCTATGTCTACAGTAACCAGAGTCTCACGCCATACTGCCCCTTTGAAGTTAAAATCAAAGCCTACAACAGGAAAGGCGAAGGCCCTTTCAGTCAGACAGCCACTGTGCACTCGGCTGAAGAGG AGCCCACAGTGTCACCTCGCAAGATCAATGCATCAGCATTAACAGCTTTTGAGATCCAAGTCTCTTGGGAACCCATCCAGCATTTAAGCAGCAATGGCGTACTGCGTGGCTATGAG ATCCGATACTGGAGGCAGCATGAGAGGGAAGCTGCAGCAGACCGTGTGCGAACAGCTGGCCTGGAGAATACAGCACGGGTGACTGGATTAAGACCGAACACACTTTATCACATCACTGTTCTGGCCTATAACAGTGCTGGCACTGGGCCGCCCTCTCCACGCACAACCGTCATCACCAAGAAACCCC CCCCTAACCGTCCCCCAGGGAATATCTCGTGGAAGACGGATGGTTCATGGGTAACAGTGAGGTGGGATCATGTTAAATCTATGGACAATGAGTCTACAGTGCAGGGCTACAAA GTTCTATACAAGCATGAGGGGCAGTCAGCTCTAAAGGTGTTAGACAAAGGCAAGACATCAGTTAATCTTCCACTACCCAAAGATAATGGCTACGTGGTCCTGGAAATCCGATCTTGGGGAGAGGGAGGTGATGGGGCAGCTCACGAGATCATAGTGTCTCGAGATTCAG GAACTGGGATGATGGTTCAGAAAAACAGTGTGGAAATCCCCAGATCCTTCAGCACATTATTTTTTCTCTGGCATGCTATGGTTCTTACTGTGACTGGCTTGTCTGTGCTGTGA